A section of the Heliangelus exortis chromosome 27, bHelExo1.hap1, whole genome shotgun sequence genome encodes:
- the LOC139787629 gene encoding ankyrin repeat domain-containing protein 7-like, whose translation MGLLKKKQKLPHSGSAPGQPCTAATAGTSAPEPQQQGLDRLHRAAACGHLAWLRRWHWWVEIWGVDRRDRENRTPLHLACANGHTEVVTFLVRHRCQLDAADSLRRTPLMTAVQFHQEDCVSFLLEHGADPNLTDTDGHTALHLAIQAHNKNLVGLLLRHFVDHRVKNKEGFTPLALAVSEGQEEIVEILLKAGVDVHARDQHQRQGVYPNVSLWYSFCWIAEKHGNVL comes from the exons atggggctcttaaagaagaagcagaagcttcccCACTCTGGCAGCGCTCCTGGTCAGCCCTGTACTGCTGCTACTGCCGGCACCAGTGCCCCTgagcctcagcagcaaggtctggACAGGCTGCACCGCGCAGCTGCCTGCGGccacctggcctggctgaggcgCTGGCACTGGTGGGTTGAGATTTGGGGCGTCGACCGCCGCGACAGggagaatcg gacacctctccatctggcgtGTGCGaacggccacacagaggtcgtcACATTTCTAGTAAGGCACCgctgccagttggatgctgCTGACAGTCTCAggagaacacccctgatgacg GCAGTACAGTTTCATCAAGAAGACTGTGTGTCTTTTCTGCTAGAGCACGGTGCCGACCCAAATCTCACCGACACCGATGGCCACACTGCCCTCCATCTGGCCATCCAGGCTCATAATAAAAACCTCGTGGGGCTTTTACTCAGGCATTTTGTCGATCATCGTGTCAAGAATAag gagggctttaccCCACTAGCTCTTGCTGTCTCTGAAGGTCAGGAAGAGATAGTAGAAattctcctgaaagcaggagttGACGTGCATGCTCGAGACCAGCATCAAAGGCAAGGGGTTTATCCAAATGTGTCCCTTTGGTATTCTTTCTGTTGGATTGCTGAGAAGCATGGGAATGTGCTCTGA
- the LOC139787630 gene encoding uncharacterized protein, protein MIAASVGQLNLVKVLLSYGANISHEDADGRIAEDYADLHGYWSLSQYLAKVEGTAEAPAEDAQGDNILNILRIPERARAAGELEIKTDLENTGEAPACDTEDITIVTSPEQAGAAPSMWGAPAVDRGATDDLFEGGSVRSSDEEGNDDTWSGSEESIWSSPKVKKQQKPNLFELCNIALKYGKAGFQEDIEVLQKEKADECQWRSLCDSQERLAQLQRQNLLLQLKLEDRKKQQLIKENVVTVAQDSCFMGNFKKLSAYAEQKVSLAQERNKELYENCNLLRKQVFKCEIDKVELECKIRELQLELADALKKLSMAEASLDLTMRCSRNLEEAKLGLQKELGEGKSKIIVQRHCSEIIIQRQSLSSSAAVQSCP, encoded by the exons atgattgctgcttctgttgggcaGCTGAATTTggtcaaagttctcctttcttatggtgccaatatttcccatgaagacGCTGATGGGAGGATAGCTGAGGATTATGCTGATCTTCATGGGTACTGGAG tctGAGTCAATATCTGGCAAAAGTGGAGGgcacagcagaagctcctgcagaGGATGCTCAGGGTGACAACATACTCAACATACTTCGAATTCCCGAGCGGgcaagagctgcaggagagctggaaataaaaacagaccTGGAGAACACAGGAGAAGCTCCTGCGTGTGATACAGAAGATATCACCATAGTTACCAgtcctgagcaggcaggagctgctccatctATGTGGGGTGCAcctgctgtggacagaggag CCACAGATGACCTTTTTGAAGGAGGCTCAGTAAG gAGCTCTGACGAGGAGGGGAATGATGACACTTGGAGTGGTTCTGAAGAATCAATCTGGTCTAGCCCTAAG gtaaagaagcagcagaagccaaacTTGTTTGAGTTATGTAACATTGCCCTGAAGTACGGGAAAGCTG GTTTCCAGGAAGACATAGAAGTtctccagaaggagaaagctgACGAATGTCAATGGAGATCTCTGTGTGATTCTCAG GAACgattggcccagctccagaggcaAAACCTGTTACTCCAGCTGAAACTGGAAGataggaagaagcagcagctcatcaaAGAAAATGTAGTGACTGTTGCTCAGGACAGTTGCTTTATGGGCAATTTCAAGAAGCTCAGTGCTTATGCTGAGCAGAAAGTTTCTCTGGCGCAAGAGAGAAACAAGGAGTTATATGAAAACTGCAATCTGTTAAGAAAACAAGTCTTTAAATGTGAGATCGACAAAGTAGAATTAGAG TGCAAGATCAGAGAGCTGCAACTGGAGCTTGCTGATGCTCTGAAAAAGCTGTCCATGGCAGAAGCTTCGCTTGACCTCACTATGCGCTGcagcaggaacctggaggaagccaagcTGGGCTTGCAGAAGGAATTGGGAGAGGGTAAATCCAAG ATCATTGTTCAGAGGCATTGTTCAGAGATCATCATTCAGAGGCAGTCCCTGAgctcttcagcagcagtgcaaTCCTGTCCATAA